Proteins encoded in a region of the Dreissena polymorpha isolate Duluth1 chromosome 6, UMN_Dpol_1.0, whole genome shotgun sequence genome:
- the LOC127834004 gene encoding uncharacterized protein LOC127834004 encodes MESSVPLQDQNARTQVQGGKRAREAHSGTDIPGVIAHKCCALMCTTFFTVKEVEEMREEYWTLNQGDQRKYLKRAIRDARGSYSLYGRGACEEAFLMLLKVGRRRFWDIKKGSIRCPIQRCRKLKDSTVFAQDWLESYFKLYGDRLPDRQEFSLPSCLTKTTIFEQYEAEVGHSAGLPLVSRSMFHDIWTKHFPTVKIGKDSGSHPKCQLCTTIQTGLIKQPDKRSRAEFIALRQEHLNLQAECRKKYYKHIRKASTDKMEGRHLSIIIDNMDQAKSRLPSFCTNSKSDAHLYRLQHHITGVKVHNTNQTYLFTWTDAFRPDANITLNALVHVLSDLCKNFQRLPEVLYLQLDNSGKDNKNAFVLMFMAYLVKMKVFQKVKVGFLMVGHTHEDIDQVFSRVASWIRRRDMVTLQDLVDNLRDSQEPSPIVEQLTCYDYKHSLEGCRGLIQGIATPHHFIMTEMDGKVALRYRDWPGSPDHHLDIAGYIPQNFDAVGVTTNPKVLGEIQQMSADMVKWQATGRLSTTAVEWWTRYLAGVSDEREPCVPFVDTLPRQQPWSPPQQELATFLLSAARGQPSSMLEN; translated from the exons ATGGAATCAAGTGTGCCACTACAAGATCAGAATGCCAGAACACAGGTTCAAG GTGGAAAAAGAGCAAGGGAGGCCCACAGTGGTACAGACATACCGGGTGTCATAGCTCACAAGTGTTGTGCTCTGATGTGCACAACCTTCTTCACTGTCAAAGAAGTGGAGGAGATGCGTGAAGAGTACTGGACTCTTAATCAAGGAGACCAGAGGAAGTACTTGAAACGCGCCATCAGGGATGCCAGAGGCTCATATAGTCTGTATGGTCGTGGTGCCTGTGAAGAGGCATTTTTAATGCTTCTAAAGGTTGGGCGCAGGAG attctGGGACATCAAGAAGGGAAGTATTCGCTGTCCAATCCAGAGGTGTCGGAAACTAAAGGATTCGACAGTATTTGCTCAAGATTGGTTGGAAAGTTATTTCAAACTCTATGGAGATAGACTCCCAGACAGGCAAGAATTCAGCCTGCCCTCCTGCCTTACCAAGACAACAATCTTCGAGCAGTATGAGGCTGAG GTTGGTCACAGTGCTGGACTCCCACTAGTGAGCAGATCCATGTTCCATGACATCTGGACAAAACATTTTCCAACTGTGAAAATTGGAAAG gATTCAGGAAGTCATCCAAAGTGCCAGCTTTGTACAACGATACAGACAGGACTGATTAAGCAGCCGGATAAGCGAAGCAGAGCTGAATTCATTGCACTTCGCCAGGAACACCTCAATCTACAAGC GGAATGCAGAAAGAAGTATTATAAGCATATAAGAAAAGCGTCAACAGACAAGATGGAAGGGAGACACTTGTCCATTATTATAGATAACATGGATCAGGCAAAGTCGCGTCTGCCTTCATTCTGCACCAACTCTAAG AGTGATGCCCATTTGTATCGGCTGCAGCACCACATCACTGGGGTAAAGGTGCACAACACCAACCAGACATACCTATTCACATGGACAGATGCTTTCCGGCCTGATGCAAACATTACTCTGAATGCCCTGGTCCATGTTCTCAGTGACCTGTGCAAG aacttcCAAAGACTGCCAGAAGTCCTGTACCTGCAATTGGACAATTCTGGGAAGGACAACAAGAATGCCTTTGTACTGATGTTTATGGCCTACCTTGTAAAGATGAAGGTTTTCCAAAAG GTGAAAGTGGGCTTTCTGATGGTTGGCCACACCCACGAAGATATTGATCAGGTCTTCAGCAGAGTTGCATCATGGATACGACGGCGGGACATGGTCACCCTGCAGGACTTGGTGGACAACCTCAGGGATAGTCAGGAGCCATCCCCTATTGTGGAGCAACTAACATGCTACGATTATAAGCATAGCCTTGAAGGCTGCAGGGGCCTGATTCAGGGTATTGCAACCCCACACCATTTCATAATGACAGAAATGGATGGGAAGGTGGCCCTGCGCTACCGTGACTGGCCAGGATCACCAGACCACCATCTTGACATTGCTGGGTATATCCCACAGAACTTTGATGCGGTTGGTGTCACCACCAATCCCAAAGTTCTTGGCGAGATACAGCAAATGTCAGCTGACATGGTGAAATGGCAGGCAACAGGGAGGTTGTCAACAACTGCTGTTGAGTGGTGGACAAGGTACTTGGCAGGAGTGTCAGATGAAAGGGAACCTTGTGTTCCCTTTGTTGATACCCTTCCAAGGCAACAGCCATGGTCACCTCCACAGCAGGAGTTAGCCACCTTTCTGTTGAGTGCTGCCCGGGGTCAGCCGTCAAGTATGCttgaaaattaa